The Daphnia magna isolate NIES linkage group LG3, ASM2063170v1.1, whole genome shotgun sequence genomic interval GAATTAGCGGTTGAATAAGTGATGTGTACTGGAATTGTATAGACTATACAGGAATTAAATACATCTACTGCATTTAACGATGAGGGGGAGATAGTAACAGTCTTACCCATATTGCTATATGCATCCCCTCCTCCTCATCATcggtgtgtatgtgtgtgtgtgtgttgtgtagAGAAATGCAAGTCGTCGTCGTTCTGACCGGAGCCGACCGCCACCATCTGTCGCGTGGCGGCTGTTAGTCTCTTTTCTCCCTCGCTTGTGCTGCGCGCAAggtttccttttatttttgtattttttttcctctctcttaCATTTTTATCTATAAGTTGgatagaattttttatttttttttttttagactgGAAAACAGTAGGTggctcgtgtgtgtgtgtgtgtatacacacaaaaaaaagacgggACTGTGAGGGGATGGATTCGACACACAGAACATATGCAGGTGAGGGGGTGGAGGAATTAAAAGAGCAGAAGGTAGCAAAAGTATTAGTATACTGTGTGTACAAAGTGGAGGGGAAAGAAGGggaaatacacacacacaaaagtaacttttttttttcttatgacgtttgttttttgtgtgtttctcTACATTTGGGAAACCCAGCGAGTTGAAATGGTAATAGCCACGCGCCGTAAAAGTCGCATCATGATGCGATACATGTACGAGGGAGTTTGTATTTACATAAAAGGTTTCTCTCTGTTTTGGTAATGATGGCCACTGCTGAGCAGTCGTGTCTTCTATTTTGTTCTATCTCTATTTGGaattgtgtgttttttttattttgaaatttgttgCTATCCATTAAGGTGAACAATCAACTATCGATGAACGTCCAAATTCTTGTGACGATCAATTTGAACAGTTAACGAAACGATTGAGAGATCCAACTTGACAGCTGCTCGTTTGATTTGAACAGTTCCGGTGGGTGCGAATGCCCACGTCTTATTATTCCCATTGTGATATTCACTTTCATCGCACGTTTCGTCTTTCAAACAAATTCGGTTTTGAATACGAAATCAAGTCGGAGAGCTACTTGTTGCTCTGCTGGCCTCACGAATTCGAAAACGAACAAATCTACGCTTAGATCGAtcatgaaaaatgaaaaaaaaaggccgaaTTTTCTCTTTGGCGGATGATCGATCTGTTGGACACGCTGAGTTACACGGAGCAAAACGAATAGCGACGAAACAATATGGGTTTGATTAGCAGAGCCCGTCCAAGAATAAAAAGGcgtgacctttttttttttttttcatcgctAGTTGAAAGATGGGGGGAGGTGTAGGTCATAATTCAGACAGTAGAATCCCTCCCCACTGTGTGTGTGCGCCATCCATCCGCAGTAGTTGGTGGTATTTATAGCGCGCGTGACTTTGATGGATCATCAGGTTGTTCTGCTATACCCTCCCACCAAACATCCGCAGTTCCGGTTCGCATCCTCTTCTCTCCTCTTTCTGCTTCGGACATGCTGGATTCAACCGTTTTTGTCTTCATAGGGTCGAAGGTTAAATGGTTTTCATGTGCGTCTAGACGGGCTGGGCGGGAGGGCTATATCGCGTTACAAAATCGTTAGTGATGTAAAGGTCACGGTTGATTAACatgaaaaaacaattgaattttttatagCGTCCTACTGAAAAGGGAATTCCCGTCTTCGTAACGGGATTTTGTTCGTAATGGAAGCCGCGATGTGCACAGATGGCCAATAGTTGACcgagtcttttttttaaattggaaaTGAAACGTGGCATTTTGCCATGCTTTTTTGGGAGGAGTGGGGcgtctcttttttgttttgtttggagaAACCGAATAAATGCTgataaaatatgaaaatttgGTTTCATCCGTTTCTCTATTTGTTCGCTTAATTGGGGGCTTCTCAAATTTGGGAAAGGATGCATCTTTTGTATCTgactttttgtttgtgtgcATAAAACGGAGCAGCGCCACAGGTCTCAGTTGGGGGCGTCCGCATTCAAAAGGATTTGTCTCTATTAATGATATTTTATGAACGTTCAactagttttttgtttttttatcagtTTGGTTTATTCGAGCAGTCGCGTCATGATTCAAATGATGAATGCATTTGATTCCGTGAGCAACACATTTCGTTTGTGAGTCTGCTTagtcatttatttgtttccccttcttttattttttttcctgtttttaaTACTCCCCCACTTCCCCCCATTTTCCTACAAATATAATCAAACAAAGATAACGTTCACCTGGAGCCCTGCAGTCATTTGTTATATAGGCAAAAGGTGTTTGagcgggttttttttttactggctCCGAAATACAATTATGAGGGACGCGCTCGCTCGGCTCGTTCATCGAAGCGTGCCGCTTTACCTTCGTCTATTATCTAACAGATTCGATCTCCAATTTTATCCTTTATCTAAACGTGGATTTCAATCGATGAATGTGTGTCCGTATCATTCGAACAGCCTCGAATTCTGAATATTTTTCGATATTATTGTTTTCGTTGTTGGCTGAGACGTTGGGGCAATAAGGGGGGGAGTCCCTTGACTTGTTGAAATGGTTTCAATGTTAAAACCGCAGTAGACACGCGTCGGTGGTCAGCcgaaacgaataaaaatataagatGCCGGGCTTACTCGGCGGCCGGGAGCGTGTGCGCACCTTGGCCCAGGGTTAATTGACCGCAGATGCTATTTGCTCCTTGCTGCTTTACTCttcgtagtttttttttcccaccctCTTCTTAAAACGTGTAGTAAAAAAATGTGCGCGACGTGTGTAAGGCTATCGTGTGTTTGAAAATTGGCCGCCTCAAGCGTCGCTCCTGGCTTGATTGGCTACTGGCGTCGACGAAATATCGTGTTGTTCACCCTCCCTTtccttaaaaacaaaaatgaggaaaaaggaaggaaaacaGGATCTTGTAATTTGTCGTATGTCTGTAGTGTACGTACGATTTAACGATTTTTCTTAAGTATAgagtgaaaaatgaaaaagacaacCTCTAAATGGCGGCGGCGATACGGGCCGATACACATCTCTCGCGTTGCTCTGTCGAAGAGACGTCGAAAAAAGCTGAAATTTGGAACGTGTTTGAATCGATTGTCGTAATCAGATATGAGGAGAACGATAACTGTCGATAAAAGTGAATTGAGTGATAATAAAATCGTATGGCGGTGTAGTAGCGACTTTATAGATTGACGGAATGGattatttgttattattattagtttcTGGGGCTTTTCCAGGTAGTTTTTCGGCTACTCTTTTTCAAGAAAGCGGTTGACATTTGCCGAACATGTATTCGtggaggttttttttttttttcgggaagATTTCCTAAATTTCTCACGCTCGCTATTGCCCTCTTTCCTCTTGTGGTTTTGTCTGTACAGTGGAGGGGGTAATAATATCAGAACAGCCGAGTGGCTGCTGTCGATTTTGTAATGCGGATTTCGGCTCCAACAGGTTTTAACGGGCACCGAAAACAAATGAcgtcatttttgttgtttttcgcgTCGCAGATGCTTCAAACCGAAAAGATTTTATTCCGAGAAAGACCGGCCACTTCAATCGGCCAAACCGCCGTGAATTTCTAGGAATTGTTCgccaacttttttttaaaaacacatatcgaaaaataaatagcAATTGCTGCAATGATTGAAGATGGGGTGGCATCAGCACGTTGCAAAGGATTTTCAAGATTGTTTTAAAGGTGTGCGCTAGCGTACCTGAACGGGCGTTGGCAAGGACAAATGGCACGCGCCAGCAAACTCTTTACCGCaagatcaattttttttcttaaattccTCTATTCATTTATTATAacacccatttttttgttattaaataaaattttttaaaaatttcaaggAAAAGAAGATTTTATGAatactaaacatttttcttttggtagGCTAATTGACGTAATAATATCGTCTTGTTGTCACTTCCTCGAGTTCTTTTGTCttccgcttttcttttttttttaagttgcgCACACTAAAACTTTTGTCGACCGTTGTTTGTAATGGCATAAGGAGATTCGGGAGGTTAAGGGCaaatatctttcttttttttacgcttcttttttcaaaaaaataaaatgcaattCCACGTTTGAATTATAAACCGTATCCAGTTGACATCCAAGTTTTTGTGTGCGTTTGGCGCCACATttcagaagaaagaaaagtgagcgggaaatgtttttttttttaaaaaaaaaaagttttaggTAGAAGGGGAAAGGGTCAGGCGGACAAGTAACGAGCATTAcatcattcaaaaaaaaaaaatggatatgAAAGCTAACCCCAGTTGAAGTTACACCCCCCACCCAAATGTTTTCCTTCTGCCCATCTCTTGAGGCGCTCGCTAGTGACGTACGGAAgtagaaaagaaacaataaaaaattggtGGCTGACGCACCGTGTCACGTTCATGCAAACTAGCCGACTTTTTCAAGGCTGACATTGCGGAGCTGatgaattttgtttgaatAAGTTTCTTTGAAGATGGATGAATTCCTGTTTCAATTTCTCATAACgaaggttttttaaaaaaatgtgattcGATTACGCAGTGCTGATGAACGGAACACTCAGATGGATCATGTTccttttgtatttatttttttcacttgTATGTTGACAGATAACGAAACTGGGTTGGAGTCACGCTAATTAACCAAGTTGTGAGCTTACcttttgataatttttttgaTATTGAGGACGCGAGAGAAATTTTTACAAGAGGTTCAGTTATAGCGTCTGAACGCGTTTGCCTCGTGCCGGGTCTCGTGCGGTGCAGCGGGTCCTCTCCTACCGTGTCGTTTAACCGAGTTGCTCACCTgtaacttctttttttctcttgacTTTCGAACGAGAAAATTAGGAgagttctattttttttttcgaaaacgaAGATACGTGtatagagagaaaagaaggaagaataTTAACTTCCCCCCATCGTCAAGTAGCTGCCACATCCTGCCACTGGactctctttttcatttttatttcatttaaaaaaaaaaaaaggaacttgGGTCGTCTTTCTTGGGTCCGTACTCTTGTTTTTGTCGACTTCTTGGACGGACGAAGAGGGAAAGAAGTGTTTTGTTCCGCTAGCCATCCGTTTCTCTcttgatatttctttttttttttttttttttttacgttagAAATTATTAGagactttcctttttttttaaattcgaaTTATTTTGCTAGCTAAAGAGTCCAGCGTCACACAGGCGGGACGACCTCTCaccttttctttcccttttttttttctctctctctttctctttgtaAACTGACTAACTTTTTGCGTCATAATTTGCCGCACAAGATAAAAATGTGGCCATTTTTAGAGGGGAATGACCAGAGTTATTAGCGGCTGCGTGCGTGTcaataaaaaagggggaaataaCGATGACGGGTGCGCATCCTTGagctaaaacaaaataaaaacgaccTCAGTCGATTGCCGCATCGCTAATTTTCTTGCAGATTGTGTCCCGTCGTCGGCCGTTGTTTCCacgtattttttgtttgttttgtttttactgtACAAACGTGCGCGTGTGTAACGTTTAAAGGCAGCAGCTGTTCTAGATACTCGACAACTCCTACGCTCCCCCCCTCCCAAAGGTGTGTACACCGTCGTCATGTCTGGGGGTCGCGTTGTAAATTTTGATTGCGACACACACGTTAGTTTAGCGTAAGACTAGTAGAATTGTTTGCTTGCAAAGTGGAAGAAAAGCAAGAGggaatacgaaaaaaaaaaaacgagaagcGAAATGAAAGACGAAAACGTAGGTAAAAAGGAGGAAGTAGGAAAggaaagaaggaagaaacgTGGAGAAATGACCGTTTCTAAGGACGTCGGAGCAGCGGTGCGTGATGGCCAAGACGGTCGGCGCCGGTCCACAATAAACAACACGCCATCCttctatttatttgtttaatttttcttttttcttttttcttcttggcttTTCCTTACTACCTAATAAACTTTTTGAGGGGGGTAGGGGAAGAGAGATAAATAGATTGAACAAGTGAATCAGGAAGATAAACTTGATAACACGTTTCGTCTTGATATcgaaagagtttttttttcttttctttttgttatttatgcGCGTCCGTGTTTCAAATTGATGCGATCTATATTTACAACAtaacaatttttgtttatttcggTTTTTCCGCCATATTGGTTGTTGAATAACGGACCGCTGTTTTAAACCGTATTTTTATTCGGGTAAAGATCTAGTCTATAGACTTAAGTATGAAGGGAGACTTGGAAGCACGCGCTGGTCGCTAACCATTCACAGAACGAACGCGTTTTGTTTAAGGTATTAACAATTCTCCTATGACAGATTATTattacaaatagaaaaaaagggggggggctTTCGATTTGCATCTTGTCGGATCAGTTTCAATATGGGAGTCTGTTCCGTTTGGCcgtttgcttttttctttttgttccacAAACTAAAAGAGGCAAGATAAACAAATGCGCATCAATGGAATAATATACACGTTGGTATTTGGTTAGAGCAGCAGTTGGGGAAGGGGAGGGGTGATTGAATGCGCTGATCAAACGATAACCAATGATGGCTCGTGCAAGCGGTTGCTATAGGAACTCTTGTGTGTTTTGGCGCGCGTCTCTAGCGTCGCTGGCGtccaagggaaaaaaaaaggtgggtggaaaggggggaaaatagaaaacatAATAACCGAAAATCGTGGGGGGTTAGAAAAGAGGGGGTGTTTGGAGAATGGAAACAACCGACGGACCATCTGCCGCTATTTTCAAACAGTCATATTCGAAAGGCacgagagaaagagaagcaCAGGGAACATTCGagcacacttttttttttctttctttcaaaagaACGCGCGCGCCGTCACAGAAACAACACTATAGCAACTTTGAAACCCCCTACACCCTCACTACCCCCCTACACCActcgttcaaaaaaaaatttccttttggttttttttaatattccatTTTGGATTTaattcaaatatattttttttgatgTTATGCTATTTGTTGAtgtgcatttaaaaaaaaaattcggttCTTGAACTGAAATCTTCTTGTGGAATTTCACATTGTTGAATGTCGCAACTTGTTGATTTGAGCCCTGAAAGCGAAACATTTCGCTATGGTATTATTCCGTTTTGGTTGGCCACGTCAGTCAATGCGGATGACgcatcaaagaaaaattaaagttGAATAATTGattgaattgaattgaatttcaTCATTCCATCGATATTATGTGTAGAGTTATGCGCGTGGGGGTCCGTCGGCTTCAGCTGTGCGGCCCCCAACTTCCCCCCGTGTAAAGGCCGTCACACCACACGCTTCTGCCACGCGCGgatttctctctctccattGAACTTCCCCCTCCTCCCACTCCGCCCATCACGTGGGGGACGATCAAaagtttgaaagaaaagggatataaatatacgattttcttttgatagATTATATAATCCATGGCAAAGTTGAAAACTTGGGATGGAAATTCTAAGTACAGAGAGGGAGTGCTCCAAGGGGGAGGATACCGTATCGTTTGAAAAGTGTaggagagagagggggggacGATAGTGAAATGGAATAGCGCCACaattcaacacacacacaaaaactttgaatgaaaatggaaCTGAATACGATCCGGAGGAGCGCGGGCCTGCAACATGGAGCTCCATGGATGGCGGAATGTTTCACGCACACACATGGGATGCAGAAAAGAGGAAGATTCAGAGAGGTTGGGTAGATGAAGATGGGGGGGATTTCGATAGCGACGCCTATGGACGCCTTGTCCCCCCCTTATTTGCCATTGTGCACGGAGAGAGTGGATGATAGGAaagcgaaaaaagaaaagagggaggGGTTGCCCAACGGTTTCCATCCGACGACCGTTTTTGTATTGCGGCACAGAACGTTATTCGATCGCAGCGGAATCAGTCGCGTGCGCGCGCTTGGCCATCTCCGATTTCCcgctttcatttgtttttgttttcttcttttcgaaGAAACCGAAAggagaaattttgttttgcattccGCATCGACGTCGAGTGTttagttgtttcttttcaatcgGCCATGAGTCAATCAAGCAAATTCAACATTCTGCAACCTTCTTTCGGCCACGCCAACAACCGGCTCATTCCGCATCAACATTCAAATTCGGTCGACACTCTTAAAGCCGAAGCTTCGCCACTTCAGCGCTCCACGGTCCGCAAGAGTTTCAAGCGCAAACTGCCGCAGCAGAATGTACCTGTCGGCGATACCAAAGCGGAATGCAAATCGCCCGTTCTAGCTCAGCAGAAATCGTCTCCTTTCGTCGATGTTCCGGCATCGGCAGGACGAGTCGGTACGAAAAACAGTTTGGGACCTCATCCGCCGGCTTCCGTGGCCCGTCGCAACGCCCGTGAACGTAATCGAGTCAAGCAAGTCAACACGGGTTTTCGCTGTTCTACGCCAACATATTCCGGTCCTTTGCGGCTCTGTCATCGTTTACGGAGGGTTGCCCAATTCACCTGAAATGTCTTCATCTTCGTCTTGTTCCTCGTCTTCTGTTTCATCGCCTCCGGCCAGCGGTAGATGCAAGAAGAATAAAATGAGCAAAGTCGAGACTCTTCGCTGCGCTGTCGAATACATCCGCAATTTGGAGAAGCTCCTGGCAACGGGCGGTGATGCCGAAGCGGGACAAGATCAATTGGCCATCAAAGAGGAAGCCCCTGGATTGCTTATCATACGAGCTGGATGTCGCCGTTGGATCACCGTCGATGCAGGAATCGCGCGAAAATATATCGCCTTTTGAAATAGCTGGACTCTCGACATCCGCCAATGATTTATCGGGTTTTTACGATTCGAGCTCGTCACCGGAATCGCAAAGTCCCGACGTTCATAATCAGCAAAATCAACggtttcttttcccttttctgtTGGACACGTCGCCGACTACCCTGCCACCAAACGGCGAACAGAaacgaatcaaaatggaaccCGATTCGGATTCTGCTGCCATGTTCAAACAAGAACTGTTGCGCTCTCTTT includes:
- the LOC116919087 gene encoding LOW QUALITY PROTEIN: achaete-scute complex protein T3 (The sequence of the model RefSeq protein was modified relative to this genomic sequence to represent the inferred CDS: deleted 2 bases in 2 codons) is translated as MSQSSKFNILQPSFGHANNRLIPHQHSNSVDTLKAEASPLQRSTVRKSFKRKLPQQNVPVGDTKAECKSPVLAQQKSSPFVDVPASAGRVGTKNSLGPHPPASVARRNARERNRVKQVNTGFAVLRQHIPVLCGSVIVYGGLPNSPEMSSSSSCSSSSVSSPPASGRCKKNKMSKVETLRCAVEYIRNLEKLLATGGDAEAGQDQLAIKEEPLDCLSYELDVAVGSPSMQESRENISPFEIAGLSTSANDLSGFYDSSSSPESQSPDVHNQQNQRFLFPFLLDTSPTTLPPNGEQKRIKMEPDSDSAAMFKQELLRSLSCWNRSDQEQQALPELLLDHTGQSEQQQNSVMQNISDHSLLESLNSWWGSSL